Genomic window (Polaromonas sp. JS666):
AAAGCAGCGTGATCACGCAGGACTTTGTGCACGGCGCCGACTACGCCACCCTGGCCGATGCCGCCGCCACCTTCCGCGGCCTCATCAGCGAAGGCGCCAAGGTCATGCGCGGCGAAGGCGAGCGCCAGAAGGAAGAAAAAGTCAGCGACTTCCGCCAGGCCATGGCCTGGCTGATCGGCCAGGCCGAAAACGCCACCGCCCGTCAGCGCTACAAAGGCCTGGGCGAGATGAACCCGGCCCAGCTATGGGAGACGACGATGGACCCACAGGTGCGCCGTTTGCTACGCGTGCAGATTGACGACGCCATTGAAGCCGACCATGTGTTCACCATGCTGATGGGTGATGAGGTCGAGCCGCGTCGGGAGTTTATTGAGCAGAATGCGTTGCGGGCGGCGAATATTGATGTCTAACGCCTGAACAAGTTGTGACGAGTCGGGCCTACTACTCAGAACTCATTGAAGAGTTCGTCGGTGAGTCGTCAGACCAAATATTGGGGGTTCTTTCACGGCGCAGTTCCTTTGCTGTTGAAGGGACTCAGCGTGATGCATGGGTAGAACAGATTCGAATACTTAAACGAATCCTGGCCCCATACCGTCGGCGTGGAAAAGTTTACTTTGAGTACTCTGTTCCGAGGCTGGGCAAACGAATCGATGTGATCGCGGTTATTGATCACGTCGTATTCGTTCTCGAATTTAAGGTTGGCGAGTCCGAGTTTTCGAGCAGCGCAATTGACCAGGTATGGGACTACGCGCTGGATCTGAAAAACTTTCATGAGACAAGTCATGACAAACCAGTTGCTCCGATTCTTGTTGCGACGAGGGCTGAAAGCGGCGCAACTGTAGTTGCTGCTGCCCACGACGACATAGTTCTTCGCCCAATCCTTGTCGCGTCAGATGATCTGTCAGTTGCTATTGAGCAAGTGCTGGCTTTGTGCGATGGACCCATCATTTCCCCTTCTGTTTGGGAAAGAGGGCGGTATTACCCAACCCCGACCATTGTTGAAGCCGCAATGGCTTTGTACGGAGGGCATGCTGTTGCCGAAATATCACGCAATGACGCGAGTGCGATCAATCTGAGCCGGACTTCTGAATCTGTTGCAGAGGTCATCCGTTCCGCAAAAGAGAATTCCAGAAAGGCAATTTGTTTCGTCACGGGTGTGCCTGGTGCTGGAAAGACGCTCGTTGGGCTGAACATTGCAACCAAGCATATTGACAAGGACAGCGAGCTATACAGCGTCTTTCTTTCTGGGAATGGTCCGCTGGTCGATATCCTGAGGGAGGCTCTTGCGCGCGATCGGGTGTCGAGGGAGGTGGCCACGGGACGAAAGATGAAGAAGGGCACGGCCGTCAGTGAAGTGAAGGCGTTCATTCAGAACGTCCATCATTTTCGCGATGATTGTTTGCAGGATATGGCGCGGCCACCGGTTGAACACGTTGCAATTTTTGACGAGGCGCAGCGCGCATGGAATCTTGAGCAGACCGCCGCCTTTATGAGTCGTAAAAAAGGGCGGGCTGACTTCAAGCTGTCGGAGCCGGAGTTCTTGATCTCTTGTTTGGACCGCCACCAGGACTGGGCGGTTGTAGTTTGCTTGGTAGGTGGCGGACAAGAAATCAATACAGGGGAGGCCGGCATCGGCGAATGGATTCAATCATTGCAGCGCTCGTTTCCAGAATGGCGAATTCACATTTCTCCGCAACTTCATGATGAAGAGTACGGTGCAGGAGCGGTCATGCGAGAAATTGCTGATCGTCCAGGCGTCCACTTGAACGAACATCTTCATCTGGCCGTGTCAATGCGGTCATTTCGAGCGGAGCATGTTTCAGCCTTGGTCAAACACTTGTTGGATCGCGACGCTGATGCCGCCAGGGCTATGCTTGCGCGGGTTCAGGACCGCTATCCAATCGTTGTTACCCGAAGCCTGCAAAAGGCTAAGAGTTGGCTTAAGCAGCAAGCCCGAGGTTCGGAACGGTTTGGAATGGTTGTTTCTTCGCAAGCGCAGAGATTGAGGCCTCATGCAATTGACGTGAGGTCGCCGATGGATCCAATCCACTGGTTCTTGGATGGAAAACATGATGTGCGGTCATCGTTCTATTTGGAGGACGTGGCAACTGAATTCCATGTCCAAGGACTTGAGCTTGATTGGGCATGTGTAGTTTGGGACGCTGATTTTCGTTACGGGCACGACGGATGGCTACATCGTTCGTTTGTGGGGAGCAAGTGGAACAAGATTAACTTGCCACACCGGCAGACATTTTTAAAGAACGCCTACCGTGTGTTGCTGACAAGGGCGCGACAAGGAATGGTGATCGTTGTCCCCGAGGGAGATATCGAGGACCCGACCCGGGCCCCATCTTTCTATGACCCAACCTTTGATTACTTGAGCAGTATTGGCTTTAGTCAGAGTTAGGTCTTAGGCTATTTAACGCAGAACTCTGCCGCGATGAAGCAAACATTCCAATCTCCAAAGCATTTATCGCTGTAGACCAGAGTTCCCTCTATAACTTGCAGTGTGTGCGTCGTGGTGGTGGCGTTTGGGAAGAACCGTGCGGCATCACGTTTGTTGGCAAAGCGAAGCGTGACTTCTTGGCCGTATTGGGTGCGCACATACAGCACGGGCCCGATCTTTGGGCCGGGGAAGCCGCGGCCGCGCATCGTTTGCTGTGGAAAGTCTCTCCCGTGTGACAGAGATAAATAGAGGCCGGGGCGCGTGGGCATTTCGCCCCAATCGGGAAGGTCTTTTGCGGGATGTTTCATCCGTTTGCTGAATAGCTGTGGTGCACTCAGCATAGGCTGAGCTAGCCATGTTGTGACCCAGGGCATTGCCTGGGGTGACATGGGCTCGAACGAGGGACACAATTAGTCGTGGGCGGCTGGATAAGTACGTTGGCTCTCTACGGCCGAAGTATTGATCAAATGGAATGCATATAGTTGGTACAAAGCATTTGTCATTCAGGAGGAGTCATATGGAGAACCGAATACCGCTTCCCACCGACAATATCTTCAAGTTCTACGCACTTTTTGGGTTGGTCCTTTTCATCTTTTGCTTTGCTTCAACCATCTACACCACCAAGGCGACCAACGAATTTATGTCGATTGCAGTGGTTGATCTTGAGGAGTTGAAAGCGATACCCACCCCGTCAGTTCGAGAGGCGGCAAAAAGACAGATTCTGCAGCGTCAGATAGAAGTGGCTCGATCGGATAAGGAATTTTTTCAATGGGCTTGTGCAGCGATCGGTGCAGTCGGTCTAGTGGCCATGGTTGTTGGTTTTGCAAAATGGCATAAGGAAATCCAGCCTACTCTGGATGAAATTTCACGATTGCAGCTTTTAAAGTTGCGTCACGAAGTAGAAGGTTTGCAGCCGAGGTCGAATCAGGTGCGCCGGCTTTCGCGAAAGCGGTAATGGCGCCAACTTGGATGGGGACGTCGCGGCAATTCCTTACAAAACTCAACACGCCAGACGCAGGCGTGTCATCTTGGCGGCGCAACATCGGCCCTTTGCTGCCTAGGAGACATGTATGAAGAAGCTTGCATACTTTCTGTTGCGTCCGCGCTACCTGCGGGCCATTCCTTCGCTGGTGGTGCTGACCACGGCGATGGCCTGGGGTGTGGCGCCTGATTCGGACGCAATGGATACCGTGCAGAAGAAGGCGGTGGGTGTGACGCTGTCGCTGAACCACACCGCCGCTGCGAGCGCCAATCCCAAGGACGACAAACCTGCAGCTGACGCGGCTGCCGGCGACTCGCTGGCAGGTTGATGGGGGCGCTGTGGGTGGCCTGCTGGCCAGCCCTAAGAAAAACTGGCATGAAACCCAGGCAGTACGCGTGTAGGCAGCTGTTATTGATGGTTCCGTAACGCATGACATCACACTGTTCGGGCTGAGCCTGGCTTGGCCTGTCCTGAGTTTGTCGAAGCCCTTCGACAAGCTCTAGGCGAACGGTAGCGAAGTGTCGATGCCCAACGACCAAGCTCAGGACGAAGGGTAGGAGCCATGGCGGTTGATGCGTGCGCGCACGGCGCTGCCGCATAATTGCCGCAACTTACTCCTGAGGGGTTCACATGGCGGTATTGATCCTGGGCCTTATCCTGTTTTTGGGCGTGCACTCCACGCGCATCGTGGCCGATGGCTGGCGCACGCAGATGATTGCGAAGGTGGGCGAGAAGCCCTGGAAGGGTGTTTACGCGCTGCTGTCCATTGCCGGCTTTGTGCTGCTGGTGTGGGGCTATGGCCTGGCGCGCCAGAGCCCGGTGGTGCTGTGGACGCCGCCCGTGGGCATGCGGCATGTGGCTGCGCTGCTGATGCTGCTTGCCTTCATTCTGCTGGTGGCCACCTATGTGCCGCGCAACGCCATCAAGGCAACGCTGCATCACCCCATGCTGCTGTCGGTGAAGGTGTGGGCCCTGGCGCACCTGCTGGCCAACGGCACGCTGGCGGGCGTGGTGCTGTTTGGCTCCTTTTTGGTGTGGGCGGTGGTTTGCTTCAAGGCGGCGCGGGGGCGGGACCGGGTGGCGCAGACCGTGTACCCGCCGGGCACGGCGACCGGCACGGCCATCACGATGGCGGTGGGTTTGGTGGCCTGGGCCGGGTTTGCGTTCTGGGCCCACGGCGTGCTGATCGGCGTGCGGCCGCTGGGCTGATGGCGGCTTTGTGAAACCCATTGCTGTCATCGACTTCGAAACCACGGGCCTGTCGCCGGCCATGGGCGACCGCGCCACCGAGGTGGCCATCGTGCTGGTGGAGGGCGGCCGGGTGGTGGACCGCTTTCAGAGCCTGATGAACGCGGGGGTGCGCATCCCGGCCTTCATCACCAGCCTGACGGGCATCACCAATGCGATGGTGGCCTCCGCGCCCGATGCCGCGACCGTCATGACTGACGCCAACCGCTTTGTGGGCAACGCGCCGCTGGTGGCGCACAACGCCTCGTTTGACCGCAAGTTCTGGGAGGCCGAGCTAAGCCGTGCAGGGGAGAGGGCGAGCCAGCCGTTTGCCTGCACCATGCTGGTGTCCAGGAGGCTCTACCCCCAGGCGCCTAGCCATAAACTGGGCGTGCTGGTCGATTACCACCACTTGCCTAAAGCGGGCCGCGCCCACCGGGCACTGGCCGATGCGGAAATGGCGGCGTCGCTGCTGGGCCAGATTCAGCATGACCTGCGTAGCCGCCACGGCGTGGACCGACCCGACCATGCCCTGCTGATGGCCTTGCAGCGCTGCGCCAAGCCGGCGGTGCGCGCGCTGATGGCGCAATACACCGGCGCGTGAACCGGGGCGTGTTGACGGTGTCTTATGGCGCGGGTCACTGGCACATTCATTTTTCCCCCTTGTCTTCTTGTCGTGTCTTCACTCGCGGCGCTGTCTGACACCGGGGCGAATCTGGCCTTTCCAGAATGGAGTTGACTCGTGGCGTGAGTGCGTTCGCGCCTGCGCCTGTCTTCAACCTCTATTTCTATTGGAGAACCCACCATGACTTATAAACAGAACCCGCGCGACGAAAAGGTTGAGCACCTTGGCAAGGTGGTGAATGACCACAACAAGGTAGGCGAGCAGCCCCTCACCCAGAAAAATGAGGCCCAGCGCACCTCGGAAAGCCGGGCGGACCGGGAGGCCCACATCGGCAGCGCGAATCAGACGCAGTCGCGCCGGGGCAATACCGGGCGCTGAGCTGCCTTGTGGAGGCGCATGAAGGGGTGCGTTGCCTGGCCGCGGATCGACGCAGCTTCAGGCATCCTGCATCTGCCGGGCCAACGCCGCCAAGCCAATGGCCTGCGTACCGTGCCGGACTGGATAGGTTTCTTCGCCCGGGTACACCACATAACGCTGGAGCACCTTCAGGTCGTCACAGGCCATGCCAAAGCCCTTGTCCAATGTGGGTGCGGACGATTTTTTGACCTCGATCGCTATTTCGGGCTGGCCACCGCGCTCCAGCAGCAGGTCGATCTCGGCGCCATCATGGGTGCGATAGAAGTAGGGTCGCCAACGCGGCCCGGCGCACTGAATCAGGTTTTCGATCACGAAGCCCTCGTAGCTCGGGCCCGCCACCGGATGACCCAGCACATCGTTCCAGGTTTCCAGATCCAGCAACGCATGAACAATGCCGCTGTCGCGCACATAAACTTTAGGTGCCTTCACAAGGCGTTTGCCAACATTGCCGCTCCACGGCGCCAGGCGGCGCACCAGTTGCAGATCAACCATCAGGTCGGTGTAACGCGTTACGGTGGGTGCTGATACGCCCAGGCCAGCCGCCAGCCGCGCCTGATTCAGCAAGCCGCCTTGCTGGTGGGCCAACATGGTCCACAGGCGCCCCAGCGCCTGTACGGGCATGCGTGGTGCAAACATGGGCACGTCCCGCTCAAGGTAAGAGCGGATGAAGTCCCGCCGCCAGTCCAGACTGGGGCCGTCGCCCTGTGCGAGCAGGCTCTCGGGAAAGCCACCACGCAACCAGAGCGTTTGGGCATCCAGACTGGCAGTGCCGGCCTCAAGAATGTCGATGGGACCAATTTCAAGATATGCCACCCGCCCCGCCAGCGTTTCAGACGACTGGCGCATCAGTTCAAGTGCTGCCGAGCCCAGCAGCAGAAAGTGGCCAAACCGCTCCCCTGCGGCACGCCGGTCATCAATAATGCCGCGCAGCACCTCAAACAAGCCCGGTGCGCGCTGAATTTCGTCAATCACGACCAGCTTGCCGTTTTGTGCCCTCAAGTAGGCATCTGCGTCATCCAGCCGCCGCCGGTCTGCCGGACGTTCCATGTCCAGATACACCGCGCCACCCGGCCAGTCGGCTGCTATCTTGCGCGCCAACGTGGTTTTGCCCACTTGACGAGGTCCGAGCAACACCACTGCCGGCACAACGGTGGCCAGGCGGGTGCACAAGATGGGTTCAATATTTCTCAAAATCATTGCCGTAAATCATACGTCATGTATTCGATTTACGGTTTAAAAAATCTCGGGTTTGGCTCCGAGCGTTATGAAAACGCTGGTCGATGCGGAAATTGTGGCGGCGCTGTTGGGCCAGATTCAACACGACCTGGCGGCTGACGCAAGGTGTGCGGGCGCGGCGCCATCCGATTTATAATCTGACTAGACTGACCAGATGGGAGGTTCTCATGTCTACATGGCAACTGCAGGAAGCAAAGGGCAAATTCAGCGAGGTGGTGAAGCGCGCACTGAGCGAAGGGCCGCAAGGCATTACGGTGCGCGGCGAGCCCGTGGCTGTGCTGATTTCGCGCGCGGAATACGCGCGCCTGACGCACCCCAAACCCAGGTTTGTCGAGTTCATGCGCCGCTCTCCAATGGCCGGGCTGGAGCTGGATACCGGGCGACATACAGGTTTGACGCGCGAGATCGCGCTGTGAGCTACCTGATTGACACCAACGTGATCTCGGAACTGGTTCGCCCGAAACCTGACCCCGCCGTGCTGCACTGGTTTGCCAACACACCGGATGATGCCCTGTTTTTGAGCGCCTTGACGCTGGGCGAAATTCGCAAGGGCGTCGAGAAACTGGCCGACACCCAGCGCCGTGAAGAACTTCGCCTCTGGCTGGAGCATGACCTGCGCGACTGGTTTGGCCCGCGCATCCTGCCGATTGGCCCGGACGTGGCCGACCACTGGGGCCGGCTGCTGGCGCAGGCGGGCCGTCCCGTGCCTGCCATCGACAGCCTGCTGGCTGCTACAGCGCTGCATCACGACTTGCGGCTGGTCACCCGCAACACCAGAGATTTTGACTACGCGGGCCTGGAGGTTATCAATCCGTGGGAGACGGCGGCGGGCTGAGCCGCAAGGCGTCCTGGGCTTCTGCCATCGCGCGGTAAAGCGCGGGCCGCAGTGTTAACAGGCCCTGGCGCGAGGTGGTGAGGCCATGGGGCGCAAGGAACTGGTGGCGCAAGAAAAGTCGCAAAAACATATGCAGAAATTGTAAAAAGTCTATATAAAGCATAGACTTGCGAATGCCTGCAAAGTCGCAAAAATTCGCTCTTTATGATCACCCCGCGCAGATGGAGCCCTTGCTGCCGGGTGAGCACCTTCTGGAGCCGCTGCTGGAGCAGGCCCATGATCTGCAGCGCGAGGCGCGCAGTCTGGCGGGGGCAGGCGCACCGGCCGATCTCCGCCAGCTGCTGCGGGCGATGAACTCCTATTACAGCAACAAAATCGAGGGGCAACACACGCTGCCTTTTGAGATTGAGCGCGCGTTGCGCAATGACTATTCGCAGGACGGGGACAAGGCGCGGCGCCAGCGGCTGGCGCTGGCCCACATGGAAACCGAGCGTGCCATTGAAACCGGCTGGAAGGGCTGGTCCAGCCAGCAGGTATGGTCTGCGCAAATGGTGCGCGACATTCACCAAGACCTGTTTGCCCGTCTGCCGGATGCCGACCGTGTGCTGCCCGAGGGCGATGTGCTGGTGCCTGGCGCTTTGCGCGACCGCGAGGTCAGCGTGGGCGTGCATGCGGCGCCGGCCCACGCGGCCATCAGCGCCATGCTGGAGCGCTGGGGCGGTTTTTACGGCGGTGTGCGGCGGGGTGAGCTGCAGGTTCTGGCCGTTGCCGCCTCGCACCACCGGCTGGCGTGGATCCACCCGTTCCGCGACGGCAATGGCCGCGTGGCGCGGCTGCACACGCACCTTGCGCTGGGCGCGCTGGGCCTGACCAATGGCTTGTGGTCGCCGCTGCGCGGCTTTGCCCGCAGCCACGAGGCTTACTACCTGCATCTGGCCGCCGCCGATGAGCCGCGGGCCGGTGACCTGGATGGGCGTGGCAACCTGTCGGAGCGCGCGCTGATGGCCTGGATGCGCTATGTGCTGGGCCTATGTATTGACCAGGTGCGCTTCATGGCCGGCTTGCTCGACATGGCCGGCATGAAGGACCGCATTGCCGCCTGCCTGGCCTTCGAGGAAAACGTGGTGAAGCGCGGTGTGCGCAGCGAGTCGCTGCGGGCATTGCACTACCTGTTACTGACGCAGGCCGAACTGGAGCGCAGCGAGTTCAAGGCTTTGCTGGGGCTGGGGGAGCGCCTTGCTACGGCGCAGGTGACGGCACTGCTCAAGCGTGGCCTGCTCGTCACGGACTCGCCCCACGGCAAGTTGCGCTTTGGTGTGCCGCAGCATGCACTGCGCTTTTACTTTCCCAGCCTGTGGCCCGAGGCCGAGGCGGGCGGCGATGCAGGGCAGTAATTCCATTTCTACTTCAAAGCGATAGGTCGTTGCCCCGCCTTGGCCGTTACAGCACTGTCTGCGGCGGTGCGCCTACTCTCGCATTGAATTAGAAATGGAATAAGAGCCTGCTGCCGTTGTACTGCGTGCGCAATCGGCTACTGAATGATTAGCAAATCCGGTTTGCGCAGACCCGTGACCGCTCAGGGAGCGGTAGCCGCCTTGATCCACTGGACGACGGCATCGCTGGCGACCGCCGGTGTCGTCAGGTGATTCGCCTTGACTTCCAGGTACTGGCTTTTGGGATGGGCTGGCAGCTTGTCGACGAAGTAGCCGCGGGCATAGGCAATGATGCCGTCTGCGTCGCCGATCACGGTCAGCACGGGCGTGGTGGCAGGCACGCGCGGTGCGGTCACGCCCATGTCGGCATCGGACTCTGGGTCGAAGTACGACAGGTAGTCGCGCGCGGTGGCCACCACGTTGATCTGCCTGCCCTGGTTGATGTCGCTGAAGCGTTCTCGCGAATCGCCTTTGCCGGCGGCCACCAGCTGGCGCGCTTCGTCGACGCTCTCGCGCACGACCTTGTTTTGCTGTGCGACGTAGTAGCGCGCCGGCACATGGCCGGGCGCCAGCAGCACCAGCGCCTGCACGTCACCGCCGCGTGCGGCAAAACCCATGGCGGCGGGCACGCCCATGCTGTGGCCCATGACCACGATCTTGCCGGCGCCCTGGCTGCGCAGGGCTTTGACGTGGCCGGCCATCTCGGCCATGGCTTTGTCCCAATGGCCGTCCAGGTAGCGGCCGCGTGACCAGGGCATGTCGGGAAACTGCACTAGCAAGCCAGCCTGCTCCAGCGTGGTTTTGATGCGGGCCATGCTCGGATCGCTGTTGCTGCCGGGGTTTTTGCCGTGCAGCATCAGCACGCCGACTTTTTCCTGGGCATGGGTCATGTTGCTCAACAGGGCTGCCATCAGCAGTACGCCAATGGCAATGAAACGGGAGAAGAGGGAGAAGAGCTTGCTACGCACGGCGGCCTTTCGTTGAAACTGGCGCCCAATATACCTGCCGGCACCCGGGCTGCCAGCCGGGTTTGCACGCGAGGGGCGGCGCTGAACCCATAGCTGGCTGGCCATGGAGCGTTGCGGCGGCAAAAGCAGGCTTGCGGGTGTTTCGCTTGCTGACATGCGATACATCCGGGCGGCAGCGCTGTTTCACATGATGAAGATTGTCTGATTAGTGAGTGCTCACTGACCACGCATCAGCCATGAAATGGTGATTGCGCATCGACTTACAAAGTCAACGAAGCCGACACCTCAAGAACAATTCCACCGGAGAAGATGAATGCTTCTTCAATCCACAGGAGCTTCATTCAATGACTCGATTTCAAAACTTCCCTGCCCAACTTCCTTC
Coding sequences:
- a CDS encoding DUF2075 domain-containing protein encodes the protein MTSRAYYSELIEEFVGESSDQILGVLSRRSSFAVEGTQRDAWVEQIRILKRILAPYRRRGKVYFEYSVPRLGKRIDVIAVIDHVVFVLEFKVGESEFSSSAIDQVWDYALDLKNFHETSHDKPVAPILVATRAESGATVVAAAHDDIVLRPILVASDDLSVAIEQVLALCDGPIISPSVWERGRYYPTPTIVEAAMALYGGHAVAEISRNDASAINLSRTSESVAEVIRSAKENSRKAICFVTGVPGAGKTLVGLNIATKHIDKDSELYSVFLSGNGPLVDILREALARDRVSREVATGRKMKKGTAVSEVKAFIQNVHHFRDDCLQDMARPPVEHVAIFDEAQRAWNLEQTAAFMSRKKGRADFKLSEPEFLISCLDRHQDWAVVVCLVGGGQEINTGEAGIGEWIQSLQRSFPEWRIHISPQLHDEEYGAGAVMREIADRPGVHLNEHLHLAVSMRSFRAEHVSALVKHLLDRDADAARAMLARVQDRYPIVVTRSLQKAKSWLKQQARGSERFGMVVSSQAQRLRPHAIDVRSPMDPIHWFLDGKHDVRSSFYLEDVATEFHVQGLELDWACVVWDADFRYGHDGWLHRSFVGSKWNKINLPHRQTFLKNAYRVLLTRARQGMVIVVPEGDIEDPTRAPSFYDPTFDYLSSIGFSQS
- a CDS encoding NnrU family protein translates to MAVLILGLILFLGVHSTRIVADGWRTQMIAKVGEKPWKGVYALLSIAGFVLLVWGYGLARQSPVVLWTPPVGMRHVAALLMLLAFILLVATYVPRNAIKATLHHPMLLSVKVWALAHLLANGTLAGVVLFGSFLVWAVVCFKAARGRDRVAQTVYPPGTATGTAITMAVGLVAWAGFAFWAHGVLIGVRPLG
- a CDS encoding 3'-5' exonuclease; the protein is MKPIAVIDFETTGLSPAMGDRATEVAIVLVEGGRVVDRFQSLMNAGVRIPAFITSLTGITNAMVASAPDAATVMTDANRFVGNAPLVAHNASFDRKFWEAELSRAGERASQPFACTMLVSRRLYPQAPSHKLGVLVDYHHLPKAGRAHRALADAEMAASLLGQIQHDLRSRHGVDRPDHALLMALQRCAKPAVRALMAQYTGA
- a CDS encoding ATP-binding protein, whose translation is MILRNIEPILCTRLATVVPAVVLLGPRQVGKTTLARKIAADWPGGAVYLDMERPADRRRLDDADAYLRAQNGKLVVIDEIQRAPGLFEVLRGIIDDRRAAGERFGHFLLLGSAALELMRQSSETLAGRVAYLEIGPIDILEAGTASLDAQTLWLRGGFPESLLAQGDGPSLDWRRDFIRSYLERDVPMFAPRMPVQALGRLWTMLAHQQGGLLNQARLAAGLGVSAPTVTRYTDLMVDLQLVRRLAPWSGNVGKRLVKAPKVYVRDSGIVHALLDLETWNDVLGHPVAGPSYEGFVIENLIQCAGPRWRPYFYRTHDGAEIDLLLERGGQPEIAIEVKKSSAPTLDKGFGMACDDLKVLQRYVVYPGEETYPVRHGTQAIGLAALARQMQDA
- a CDS encoding type II toxin-antitoxin system Phd/YefM family antitoxin — its product is MSTWQLQEAKGKFSEVVKRALSEGPQGITVRGEPVAVLISRAEYARLTHPKPRFVEFMRRSPMAGLELDTGRHTGLTREIAL
- a CDS encoding type II toxin-antitoxin system VapC family toxin codes for the protein MSYLIDTNVISELVRPKPDPAVLHWFANTPDDALFLSALTLGEIRKGVEKLADTQRREELRLWLEHDLRDWFGPRILPIGPDVADHWGRLLAQAGRPVPAIDSLLAATALHHDLRLVTRNTRDFDYAGLEVINPWETAAG
- a CDS encoding Fic family protein, which produces MPAKSQKFALYDHPAQMEPLLPGEHLLEPLLEQAHDLQREARSLAGAGAPADLRQLLRAMNSYYSNKIEGQHTLPFEIERALRNDYSQDGDKARRQRLALAHMETERAIETGWKGWSSQQVWSAQMVRDIHQDLFARLPDADRVLPEGDVLVPGALRDREVSVGVHAAPAHAAISAMLERWGGFYGGVRRGELQVLAVAASHHRLAWIHPFRDGNGRVARLHTHLALGALGLTNGLWSPLRGFARSHEAYYLHLAAADEPRAGDLDGRGNLSERALMAWMRYVLGLCIDQVRFMAGLLDMAGMKDRIAACLAFEENVVKRGVRSESLRALHYLLLTQAELERSEFKALLGLGERLATAQVTALLKRGLLVTDSPHGKLRFGVPQHALRFYFPSLWPEAEAGGDAGQ
- a CDS encoding DUF1749 domain-containing protein; the encoded protein is MRSKLFSLFSRFIAIGVLLMAALLSNMTHAQEKVGVLMLHGKNPGSNSDPSMARIKTTLEQAGLLVQFPDMPWSRGRYLDGHWDKAMAEMAGHVKALRSQGAGKIVVMGHSMGVPAAMGFAARGGDVQALVLLAPGHVPARYYVAQQNKVVRESVDEARQLVAAGKGDSRERFSDINQGRQINVVATARDYLSYFDPESDADMGVTAPRVPATTPVLTVIGDADGIIAYARGYFVDKLPAHPKSQYLEVKANHLTTPAVASDAVVQWIKAATAP